A stretch of DNA from Brevibacillus ruminantium:
TCGCATTTTGACATACCTGTTCTCCCGCTTGATCGGAAGCGCTTGGAGCAGCTGGAGCTGGTGCCGTTCAAGAAAGCGGTGGAAGCTGGAGTAGACATGGTGATGACAGCTCATATCGTGCTGCCCGAAATCGAGCCGAAGAAGCTGCCGAGCACGTTGTCTCCTGCCGTCATTACCGGCATTTTGAGAGAAGAATGGGGCTATGACGGCATCGTGATTACCGATTGCCTGGAAATGGACGCGATCGCCGTTCATTACGGAGTGGGGCCAGCTGCCGTCATGGCGGTGGAAGCGGGAGTCGATCTGGTCATGGTCAGCCACCGGTACGAACGTCAGCGGGAGGCGTTTGACGCCCTCTTGCAAGCGGTTGAATGCGGCAGAATTTCTGAGGAGCGTATCGACCGATCTGTCTCCCGAATATTGCGGCTCAAACAGCAGCGGCGGATGGAGGAGGCCATACTTCCCTGGGAAGCCGTCGAAGCCCGGTTGGAGGCAGCGGAAGAGCGTCGGACCGCTGAGCGGATCAGCGAGCAGAGCATCACGGTCGTGAAGGATGAAGGGAAGAATCTGCCGCTGCGAAGAGGAGCGGACACGCGCGTCATCTGGCCGGTGGTCAGGGCAGCCAACGACGCGGATGAACGCTATGCGGACAAGGAAACGCTCGCTTATTACCTGAGCAGTATGGGGATGCACATATTGGAGAAAGTCGTGGGAACGGACCCGACACCGGAAGAGATCGCACAGGCAGTCGCTTCCAGCAAAGACTTCGGGCAGGTCATCGTCGCCACTTACAATGCCTCCTTTTTCCCCGGCCAGTCCAAGCTTGTCGATGAACTGCTCGCCGTCCATGGGAATCGGCTGATTGTCGCGGCCATTCGCAACCCGTTTGATTATTCCCTCTTTCCAAGGGCAGGTACGTATGTATGCAGCTACGAAAGCAGACCACTCGCCATGCAATCGCTGGCCCGGGTGCTCACGGGCCGCGTTTCGCCTGCGGGAAAGCTGCCGGTCACCCTGTCGACAGACTTTGCCTTCGGCTGGAGAGGGTAGGTTGCGTTACAATAGAGGAGGACAAGGGATTGGCAGTGCCGTTCATGCTCGCGGTAGAACAAGCGGCTGTGCAAAACGGAATGAAGCGGATTTGGCTTTTGACGACCAATGACAATCTGAACGCACGGCGGTTCTGTCAAAAGCGCGGCTACGAATTGGTTCGCCTCCCCCGTACTCGCAGCTCTCATGGCGGAAAAGGAGCCTCGTAACAAGCAGCAGTAGATGGAGGGGTACACAATGACAAAAAGATTTGCCCTGCGGGGAAGGGTGGTAGCGAACGGACATGACATCCTGGACGGACTGGTCGTGGTGAATGGTGCTGCCATTGAGTACGCAGGGCCGGCAGAAGGGTACGGAAAGGAATGGCCAGAGCAAGTGGAGCGGGTAGAGAACGGCTTTATTTGCCCGGGCTTTGTGGATATGCATATGCACGGGATTGCCGGCAGTGACACGATGGACGGGACTCCTCGTGCGCTGCAGACGATTTCCCGTGCGCTGGCTGGCTATGGCGTCACTTCGTTTTTGGCGACCACGATGACCGCGCCATATGCTGATCTGGAAAAGGCCATTCGCAATGTGGTGGAAGTATTTCGGAAGGGCACGGACGGAGCTTCCATCGTCGGAATCCATCTGGAGGGGCCGTGGATCAATCCGAGGTACAAAGGCGCTCAAAAAGAGGAAAATATCGTTCCGCCAGCGCTAGAGGATGTGCGGCGCCTTTGGGAGCTGGCGGACGGCCTGATCAAAGTCGTCACCATCGCACCCGAGCAGACGGGTGCATTGGAGGCAATTCGCTGGCTGAAAGATCAGGGTGTCGTCGTTTCTGCCGGACATTCGGGAGCCAGCTTCGCCCAGACAGAAAGTGCGGTTCGAAGTGGTGTCCGTCACTTTACCCATTGCTTTAATGCGATGACAGGGATGCATCATCGCGAACCAGGAGTGGCGGGTGCGGCTATGTATCATGAGCAGCTAAGCACGGAATTGATTGCGGACGGTGTGCATGTCCACCCGGCTGTGATGCGGATTTTGTACCGGATCAAGTCAGCTTCCCGATTGGTGTTGGTAAGTGACTCGATGCGTGCGGCCGCTTTAGGTGAGGGCGTGTATGATTTAGGCGGACAAGAAGTGAAGGTTCAGGGGGCAGAGGCGCAGTTGGCTGACGGTACCTTGGCGGGGAGCATCCTGACCTTGAATCATGCGGTGCAGAATATGGTAACTCTCTCGGGTGTCCCTCTCGCGGAAGCAGTAGCGATGGCTACTGAAACACCAGCCGAAATCCTCGGAATCGGAGGTAGAAAAGGACGGCTGCAAGCAGGATATGATGCCGATCTGATTGTGTTTGGGGATGACTATCAAGTACGCTCTACTTATGTTGGGGGCAGGCTTGTCTATCATGTGTAAAGGTATCTTTACGAGCAACAATAAATAACTGAGCGGGAATACGAAAATCTGCTGGACTTTATCAGGTAGGTCAATAGGTTATTGATGAAAGCCCCTTTTGGCGAAGCAAGGGGTTTTTTTCATTCAAATGACAATTTGTATGAACTTATTATTTTAGTTTATTTTTAAAAATGTTCAGTCTATTAAATGTGGCATCAAGCTACCAAGAGAAAAGCGACTTGATTCAACAATGTTATAGTAAAAAATAGAAAAATGTAACTTTTTTTGTAAAATGACGTCAAAGATATTAAGGAGGTGATATCTACTATTCTTCAGGAGAAATTGATTTCAAGACATGAAAAAACTTCTGTTACGAAAGGGGTAGGAACATTTATGAAAAGATATTTATCCTTAGGTTTAGCTTTCTCACTTGCGATAGTAGGTAACTTTACTTTAACTGAAGGTGCATCTGCTAAAGTTTGTGACAACGATCCTTTGCGCAGTTCAGGTTGCACCCATGCCTACAGAAGCTACAACAGTTCTTGGGATTATGAAAGTAACCAGTCCGGTAGCTATAACAAGGATCATCGTATTATTCGTCAAGAGGAAGCTTCTTGGTATGAATGGGGCATGGGAGATCTACCGTCAGGCCGTGCAACATTAGAAGTTTATTTAGCTCATGCGGATTTTACCAATAGACAGGCTCGGTACTATGTATTACACGAAGGTTTGTCAACTGAAGAATATGTTGGGAATGTAAACCAATATTCAGCAAGGTCTGGTTGGAATGAAGTAGGGACGATAAGACTCGATGCGGGGCGTGTATGGGTTATTTTAGATGGCTCGGATTGGAGTGGAAGAACAAATACCTACACAGGGGCGGATGCAGTTTCATTATAAGATATAAAAATAGTGAAAGGAATGGTAAAAAAGTGAATAAAAAATTCGTAGTAATTGTAGCAACTTCATTAGTTGGGCTTGGGCTGACTGGATTTTATGGTCTTAAAGGGACTGCTGCTGAAACTGGTACTAATGATAGTAAGCAGCAACAATCTTTAGTTGAGGAGATCGATAGAAATATTTCCTTGACTACCGTTCAAAGCAAAATGCTAAATGCAATCGATCATTATCAAAGTGCTACAGGTTCTTTTCGAACTATACTGACGCCTATTGGCGTGGATGAGACAGTAGATTTCGAGGTTTATAGAGGAACAAGTCCGTGGAGCCATGTTAAAGTAACTAATAACCAGAACAAGGAGATCACAGAAACAACTTTTGATGGAAATACGTCCATGTTGATCAATCATAATAATAAAACATATATGCAGGACAAGGTATCAGTTCAAAAGCAAAAAGTCGAGCTCGATCAGAACAAACCTCGCTCATATAAAAATGATCAAGGCGAACTCGTATTTGTAAAAAGGCAAGATGCGGCTTTCTCAGGAATAGCAAATGATGTATTATTTCCTCAAGATTACGCATTTTGGCTGACACCTAGCAATTACAAAATTGCTGGAGAAGAGGAACTGTTAAATCGTACCTCAATTGTAATTGAAGGGGAGCATGATGATCCAATTTTGGCTAAGAAGCATCAATCTTCCCACTTTAAAATGTGGATCGATAAGGAAACGGGAGTATTGCTAAAATTAGTAGAAACGAATAACAATAATGAAGTCACGAACTCCATCGAGGTTCTTTCTATCGAGTTTGATAAACAGCAAGATTTTTCAACTCTATCAAAAACACATGCTGTTCCTTCAGATTATAAAGATGTTTCGAGAAAATTAGGAAATCGTGAAAATAGAGAAGAGAAAAAATCCGAAAAAGAGAATTAAGCTTACTACGAGGATAAGTTAGGATGGCCAAAGAAGGTTGCTTCTTCGGCCATCTTTCTGTTCGATAAGAAAACACTGCGAGGGTGCCTATCCAGTGTGGATAAGCATGAATAGGTTAACCACAAATAAGGATGAAAACAGGATTTTTACGAAACTTCTTGCAAAGCAACATTATTCCATTTTCTGCTTTGTCACGGAACTAATGCGATGCTCTTTCCACCCCTGCTCCAGCCCCATCACGATCATCGTTCCAAACAGAAGACCGTTGCCCAGCGTATAGCGGACGACCGACGGCAGCTCCTGAAACACAGAGGGCGGGAAAAACATCGAGCCGACGCCAAAGAGCAGCCCGATCCCGATGATGGTCAGACGGCGTTGGTCGAGCTGAGTCTGGACGAGCGATTGCAGCCCGATGCCGACCATTTGGACAAAGGAGGCCAATACCGCCGCATAAGCGACCGGGCCGGGAAGCATGGTCAGCAACCGGATTACGCCCGGAAAGAAAGCAGCTGCAGCCATGATCAGGCAGGCCAGAAGAAACGGCACCCTGCTCCTTTGACCGGTGAGCTTGACAAAGCCGGCCGAGCCGGACAGAGGCACCATCCCGACTGTCGAAAAAAGGGCGGACAGCAGATGGGAAAAACCGCCGACTACCGAGCTGCGGGACAGCTCTGCAGGCTCCAGCTGAGGCGATCCGGCTTGCACCTGCTTCATCGCTGCGATGCTGGCAAACGTGTTGGACAGCAGGATCATGACGATTAAAATACTGGATGCGGCCATGCCCGAATCCCACAGCGGAGTTCCCCAGGCGAGCGCTTCGGGAAGCTGGAGCAGGGTTTCGGCCGGAGCTGGGTGCTTCCAGATGCCCGCGATGTAAAAGGCCAGGCAGCCTGTCAGAATACCGATCAGAACGGCATAGCTTTTGACCCAGCCCTTTCCGCGAAAAGAAAGGATAAGGACTGTGGAGAAAACGAGAAGGGCGAGCAGCGCCGACGTCCAGTCCGCTTTCGCCGGATTTCCGCTCACACCGGCCATACCTTGCAAAAACGTCCCGCTTACCTGCAGGGCGAGCAGCAGCAGATACACGCCCGACACCAGCGGCGTGAACAAGGGCAGCATGCGGCGCACTAGCCCGGTTGCTCCAAACAAGATTAACAGCAAACCGGCCGCGAGCATGCCGGTCTCCAGGAGGCGAAGGGTCTCGGAGACATCTCCGCCAGTCCGGGCGACAGTTTCTCCCATGATAATAAAAACGACCAGCCAGGTACCGGCGGGGCCATCCACAATCGGGAATTTGTGGCCGAGCCAGCCTTGCAAAAACGAGCTGATCCCGACAATAAAAAAGGTGCGTTGCATCAGTCCCGTAATTTCCGGGTCTGATAGATGAAAGACTTGGCCGATAACGATAGGAAGGGCGACTGCATTGGCCAGTAAAAATACCAGCCATTGCAGCGCCCCGATCCCGTGGTTTAATCCTTGTTTGTTCGTGTTCACTTGAGGTTATCTCCGTTTAATTGATTTGTCATTCGCAGGTCAGGATTTTACCCAGATGATCGGGTGAAGAAAGAATCGGATGCTTTGCGATCTTAAAAAACGGACAACAGGTGATGAGGAATTTTCTCTGCATCTACATCCACGCATACTTCGATTTCATGTCCGACGCTCGGTTTAGTCCGCAAATCAGCGACGACGGAACCTGCGCAGAACTCGCCCTCGGTTTCAATGCTCACTTTCATGGTTTGCGTACGGACTACCCACGGCATGCGGGCAACCAGTACAGTCAGCGGGTCGTGGGTTGGACACGCACCCATGAGGTTGTCCACTTCCCAGTAAAAGCGGAAATAGTGCTGCAGGGCATCATTCATGTATTGGACGACCGGTTTGTTCTCCGGACGGCAGTAGCCCATGGCTGCATCGAGATGCTGCTGTGTCAGACGGACCTTCATCGTCACATCCAGGCCGACCATCGTAATTTTCAGACCTGCTTTCATCACGGCTGCAACTGCCTCCGGGTCTCCGCGGAAGTTGGCTTCTGCTTTCGGTGTTACATTTCCAGGAGCAAACACGGTTCCGCCCATGATGAAGACGCGCTTCAGCTTGCCAGGCAGCTCGGGATCAATCTGCAGCGCCTCAGCCAGGTTGGTCAGACGGCCCAGCGTGACCAATGTCAGCTCTCCGCCCAATTCATTTGCCTTGCGCACGATAAACTGGGCTGCTGTCTCGTCCAGTGCTTTTTGCTCGGATGCTGGCAGATCCACATCCCCGATTCCGTTGTTTCCGTGAACGTGGGAGACAGGACCAGCCCATTCACGCACGAGCGGCTTGGCCGCGCCCATTGCAACCGGTACTTCATAACCGGGATTCGCCAGCTTGATCAGACGCAGGGTGTTATCCGTCGCCTGAGCTACGCTTGCGTTCCCAAATACAGTCGTAATGCCTTCTACTTTGACATCAGGCGCCTTCAGAGCGTGCAGGATGGCGAGAGAGTCATCAATGCCAGTATCTGCGTCGATGACCATTTTGATTACATCAGACATAGGAATACCTCCAGAAATGGGCATTCCCCAATCGGAGTGATGGGGAATGCGAATTTTTACGAAAATAAGGTTTTGCGGTGCTTACGAATGGCATAGACGACGAGCGCGATAATGGTGACCACGTAGGGAACCATTTTGATGAACTGACTGGGAATGACATTGCCCGGAGTCGTCTCGATAATCATCGTCATTGCTGTTGCCAGTGCAAACACAGCCGAACCGGCCAGAATCCCGAAAGGATGGCGATTCCCGAAAATCACGACAGCCAAGGCCAAAAATCCTGTACCCGCCGTCATGTCGCGTACGAACATGCTGGTCATCCCCATGGAGAGGTACGCACCGGCAAGCCCGGAGAAAAAGCCGCTCCACACCAGAGCCGAATACTGAATGCGGACAACCGGTATCCCGAGCGAGCGGGCGGCAGCCGGTTCTTCCCCGGTCGCCCGCAGATGGGTTCCGTAAGGCGTGTGGTACAACATATAGTAGCAGAAGACAACAGCCAGGATCGAAATCCATACCATCAGATTATGTCCGCTCAGCAGCTTGCCGAGGAAAGGGATCTGATCCAGGAAAGGAATGACAATGTTCGGAATGGATACGGGATGTTCAGGTACGAAGTTACCGTGAGAATCGTACAAAATGCTCATCATCAAAACCGTAATCCCTGTCCCGAAAATGTTGACGGCAAAACCGGATACGATGATGTCCACCTTCATTTTCAGGGAGAAGAAGGCCATGGCGTAGCTCACCAGCATCGAGGCGAGTACACCGCCCGCAATCCCGATCAGCCAGCTATCCGTAGCGGAACCGACGGCAACCGAGGTAAACGCAGAGACGAGCATGAGTCCCTCGATCCCGATATTGATTACACCCGCACGGTCTGTCATCAAGCCGCCCAAAGCCCCGAGAAGAATCGGTGGCATCATCCGCAGGAGAATGACAAAGAGCGTCAGATTTATCGTTTGTTCCCACAGACTACTTAGCATCGCGCCCACCTCCACTTGCTGACATCAGTTTGCGCTGTTTCAGGTAAGCAAAGATGGCTTGAGAAGAGACGAAGATCACCAGCAGTGCTTGAATAATGATTGCCAAATCCCGCGGCACGTCACTGTTGGCCTGCATGATCTGGCCGCCTACTTGCAAATAGGCATAGAAGAAGGCAGATAACAGGACAGCAATCGGGTGATTGCGTGCCAGCAGAGAAACGATGATTCCGTCGAAGCCGAGTCCGGCGGAGAAGTTATCTTTCAATGTGCCGTGAAGGCCAATTACTTCGATTGTACCGCCGAGACCTGCCAGAGCACCGCTGATGGCGATACTTAAAATGAGTACCTTTTTCGGCTTGATGCCGCCGTATTCAGCGAACAGCGGGTTTTTCCCGACAGTCCGAAGCTCGTAGCCCGTCTTGGTTTTGTACATCAGAAGATAGACAGCCACGGCTGCCAGTACTGCAATCAGGAAGCCTGCGTGCGTGGGGAATCCATTGAAAATCTGCCCCAGCTTGGCACTGTCCTGGATAAAGGGAAGACGTGCAAAGCCGCCGCTATCCGGTGCTTTGAATACGTAGTTCAGCAAATACGAGACAAACAGAATCGCGATAAAGTTGAACATCAAGGTGGAGACAATCTCGTCTGCCTTGAAATAAGCTTTCAGAACACCCGGCAACAAGCCGTACAATGCTCCGCCAATCAACGCTGCCAGAATAACGAGCGGGATATGAATCCAGGGAGACAGATCCGTGACATAGACGGCCGTCAAAGCACCAGTCAAGGCACCGATGTAGAGCTGACCCTCTGCCCCCATGCTGAACACGCCGCTTTGGAAGACGACGACAATCGCCAGACCCGTGAAGACGAGGGGGATCATCCGATTGAGTACGGAACCAAAGCTGAACAGGCTGGTAAACGGTTCGATGAACAAAGCTTGCAGTGCGGCGACGGGTTCGTTGCTCACCATGAAGATCACGAGGATACCGATAACCAGCGCCGCAACAATAGCCAGTAAGATTCCGAGGAGATCGAGGTATACTGCACTTCGCTGCTTCATGTGGCACTCGCCCTCTTTTCCTGCTTTTTGACGCCCAACATGTAGAAGCCGATTTCTTCTTCTGTCAGGCTTTCCGAATTTTCGAGAATGACGGCAAGCTCCCCGTTATAGAGGACCCCGATGCGGTCGCTTAGGCTCATGACCTCTGACAGCTCGGCAGAGACCAGCAGGACTGCAGCGCCTTCATCCCGTTTTTTGACGATTTCCTTGTGAATAAACTCGATGGAACCGATGTCGACACCGCGTGTGGGTTGAGCCGCAATCAGCAGCTTTGGATTTTTGGAAATCTCACGAGCGACGACGATTTTTTGAATATTTCCGCCGGACAGGGAGCCTGCCAGCGTATCGCGGCTTTGTGTGCGTATATCAAATTCCTGGATCAGCTTGTCCGCATGCTCATTGATCTTCTTCTGGTTGAGGAAGAGGCCGCGGCGGAACGATTTATCCCGATACAGGTCCAGGATCAGATTTTCCTTGATAGAGGAGGTGAGGCAAGCACCTCTAGTCTGCCGATCCTCGGGGATATGGCCGATCCCGATGTTGCGGATATCTTCGATGCTTTTGCCAGCCAATTCTTCATTCAAAAACAAAATACGTCCTTTGAAATTCTTGCGGAAACCGGTAATGACTTCAATCAATTCTGTCTGGCCATTTCCTTCCACACCGGCGATGCCAAAGATTTCACCAGCTCTTACTTGAAACGAGATATCGCTCAGCACTTGTTTGCCGGTATCTGATACATAGCTGACCTGTTCGAGAGAGAGAACGGTCTCTTTGGGTACGGCGGGCTTTTTCTCAACTCGCAAGAGTACGTCCCGTCCCACCATCAGTCTGGAAATCTCTTCTTTGGATGTTTCAGAGGTTATGAGTGTAGAGATTGTTTTTCCCGCACGAAGGACCGTAATTCGGTCTGAAATTTCCATGACTTCATTCAGCTTGTGCGTAATAAAGATGATCGTATAGCCTTGAGACACTAACTTTTTCAAGGATTGGAACAATTCATCCGTTTCCTGAGGAGTAAGCACCGCGGTCGGCTCATCGAGAATGATGAGCCGTGCGCCACGGTACAGTACTTTCAAGATTTCTACGCGCTGCTTCAGTCCTACGGAAATGTTCTCCACTTTGGCGTGAGGATCAACCTTGAGGCCGAATTCCTCGATCAGACGTTCCGTCTCCGAAATCGCCTTTTGATGGTCGGACATTACACCTTTGGTTGGCTCAGAGCCAAGCACGATGTTTTGAGCCACAGAGAAGGAGGGGACCAGCATAAAATGCTGGTGCACCATCCCGATTTCATATTTGATCGCGTCTTTGGGACTTTTCAGTACGACTTTTTCCCCGCGGTAAAAGATGTCCCCTTGTGTGGGGCTTTCCAGACCGAAGAGGATTTTCATCAATGTCGATTTCCCTGCGCCGTTCTCACCAACAAGTGCATGGATCTCGCCTTGTCGAACGGAGAAAGAAACGCCCTGATTCGCTTTCGTGCCATTGGGATACACCTTGTGAATATTGCGCATTTCCAGCAGGTCTGCCATGGCGTACCTCCTAATTAATCTTGATTTCCCCGCTAACGACTTTCACCTGGATTTCATCCATTTTGTCGCGGATGGCTTGTGGAACGTATTGGTTGTAAAGATCGTCTTTCGCCAGACCTACACCTTCTTCGTAGATACCGAGAGACTCGTTTTCGCCGAATGGCAGTTGGTCTTTTTTGTACAGGTCAAGTGCACGATAAATCGAGTTGCCTACGTTTTTCAGCATGGAAGTCAGGACGTGACCTGGTTGAACCATGTTTTGGTTGCTGTTAACGCCGATTGCGTATTTGTTGGCTTCTTTCGCTGCTTCCAGACCGCCGATACCAGCAGGTCCCGCTACGTTGAAGATAATGTCAACATTTTGCGAGTTGAATTGTGCCAGGGAGAGTTCTTTTCCTTTTGGCGCGTTGTTGAAATCACCTACGAAGGAGGAGATCACTTTTACTTCCGGATCGATAAAATGGGCACCTTGCTCATAACCGGCTTTGAAGTCATTGATGATCGGAATATCCATACCGCCGAGGAAGCCGATGGTTTTATCCGGGTTCGCCTTATCCAGATCTTTGCTGGTGGTTACCATTGCAGCAAATGCTCCTGCGAGGAAGGAACCTTCGCGCTGGTTGTATTTCACAGAGTAGATGTTTGGTACATCTGTGATGGTTTCATCGAAATAGATGAATTTTTGCTCGGGATAGCGCTTCGCCAGATCAATGGTGGTTTCTTTCATTTGGCTTGTCCCAACGACAATAACCTCGTACTTTTTGCTGGCTACCATGGATTCGAGACCGGTCGGCCAGTCGGATTGGTTTGCTCCGCCTTGTACCGTTTTTACTTCTACACCCAGGTCTTTTTCGGCGCGGTCGAGGCCCTCTTTCGCAGAGTCGAAGAAGCCGCTGTCTCCGAGGTTGCCGCTCACATAGTAACCGACAGCCAGTTTCTTGTCAGCGGAAGCATCTCCTTTTGCCTCGTTCTTCGCATTGCCAGGCTTGGCAGCATTCTCATTGCCAGAGCCGCCTCCGCAACCTGCCAAAATCATGGACAAAGCCAGCAGACTTGCTCCAACTTTTCCTAACAGATGTTTCTTCATGGTTGTTACCCCCATTTTTATGTGAAAGATGGTGAAACCACAGTGAGTTATTCCGGCTGCATCAGCTTGAGAGCGAATGCTTTCACTTCGTCGAGTGTGGGCATTCCTGCTTGTGCACCGAAACGGGTGACGGCCAGGGCAGATACCTTGCCGGCAAAGCGGACTGCTTGATCCAGTCCATATCCGATCGATAACGCGTAACCAAGTCCGCCGTTGAAGGCGTCCCCGGCTCCGGTTGTATCGACCACAGGTACGTGATGGGCAGGGATCGCTATGAGTTCCTTGCCTTTCTCCTTGTAAACGGACCCGGCAGAGCCAAGCGTGGTGACCACGCAGCGAGGGCCCATCTCAAGGAGAGCATCTATGGCTTTTTCCAGACCGTCTCCATACGGATCGATACCGGTGAGCAAATACAGCTCGGAGCGGTTTGGTGTCATAAAGTCAACGGAGTGGAGAAGAGCGTCGGGAAGCTTTTGCGCCGGAGCAGGATTCAATATCACTGTTTTTCCGTGCCGCTTGGCCATTTCCGCTGCGGCGACCACGGTCTCCATTGGAATTTCCAACTGGAGTAGGACGATATCAGCGGCGGCGATCGTTTCTTCCAAAGCTTCAATGTTTTCCGGCAGGCAAAGTGCATTGGCTCCGGGAACGACGACAATGTGATTGTCTTCGTGGGCGATCATGATCGAAGCAAGACCAGTAGGCTCTTCCGCTGTCTGGGTCACACGCTTGGTGATGACTTGATTGGCTGCCAGTGACTGGATCAACGCTCCGCCAAATGCATCATCTCCTACCATCCCGACCATATGGGTGCGTGCACCCAGCCTGGCTGCGGCTACAGCCTGATTGCCACCTTTGCCGCCGGGAATGAAGTGGGCCTTGGTGCCTGAAATCGTCTCGCCCACTTGTGGAAAACGGGGCGCTTCCACGACGATGTCCATGTTCAGACTCCCGATGACCACGATGTTTGACTGTCTCATGGTGTTTTCATGTCCTTTCTCGAAGAGCCTCTTGCGATCAATTCCACATCGAATTCATAGATTTGATTGTCAACAGCCACTCCCTCGATTTTTTTGACTAAGAGACGGGTTGAGAGGGCACCAATGTCATAAATGGGTTGAGCAATGGTGGTCAATTCCGGCTCGGTGATGACTGT
This window harbors:
- a CDS encoding glycoside hydrolase family 3 protein; translated protein: MGMIGDLSLREKIGQMLVCGFDGHQPTDGIRDLIQHCALGNIIYFSRNAGSVEQLHRLSSELKQWAAEHSSIPLGIAIDQEGGMVMRVTSGVTPLPGNMAVGATRDESAAFELARISGSELRLLGININFAPSVDINNNPLNPVIGVRSYGETAELVSRMGVAAVRGFQSAGIAATVKHFPGHGDTSVDSHFDIPVLPLDRKRLEQLELVPFKKAVEAGVDMVMTAHIVLPEIEPKKLPSTLSPAVITGILREEWGYDGIVITDCLEMDAIAVHYGVGPAAVMAVEAGVDLVMVSHRYERQREAFDALLQAVECGRISEERIDRSVSRILRLKQQRRMEEAILPWEAVEARLEAAEERRTAERISEQSITVVKDEGKNLPLRRGADTRVIWPVVRAANDADERYADKETLAYYLSSMGMHILEKVVGTDPTPEEIAQAVASSKDFGQVIVATYNASFFPGQSKLVDELLAVHGNRLIVAAIRNPFDYSLFPRAGTYVCSYESRPLAMQSLARVLTGRVSPAGKLPVTLSTDFAFGWRG
- a CDS encoding GNAT family N-acetyltransferase, whose translation is MPFMLAVEQAAVQNGMKRIWLLTTNDNLNARRFCQKRGYELVRLPRTRSSHGGKGAS
- the nagA gene encoding N-acetylglucosamine-6-phosphate deacetylase; this encodes MTKRFALRGRVVANGHDILDGLVVVNGAAIEYAGPAEGYGKEWPEQVERVENGFICPGFVDMHMHGIAGSDTMDGTPRALQTISRALAGYGVTSFLATTMTAPYADLEKAIRNVVEVFRKGTDGASIVGIHLEGPWINPRYKGAQKEENIVPPALEDVRRLWELADGLIKVVTIAPEQTGALEAIRWLKDQGVVVSAGHSGASFAQTESAVRSGVRHFTHCFNAMTGMHHREPGVAGAAMYHEQLSTELIADGVHVHPAVMRILYRIKSASRLVLVSDSMRAAALGEGVYDLGGQEVKVQGAEAQLADGTLAGSILTLNHAVQNMVTLSGVPLAEAVAMATETPAEILGIGGRKGRLQAGYDADLIVFGDDYQVRSTYVGGRLVYHV
- a CDS encoding carbohydrate-binding protein — translated: MKRYLSLGLAFSLAIVGNFTLTEGASAKVCDNDPLRSSGCTHAYRSYNSSWDYESNQSGSYNKDHRIIRQEEASWYEWGMGDLPSGRATLEVYLAHADFTNRQARYYVLHEGLSTEEYVGNVNQYSARSGWNEVGTIRLDAGRVWVILDGSDWSGRTNTYTGADAVSL
- a CDS encoding LolA-like protein, translating into MNKKFVVIVATSLVGLGLTGFYGLKGTAAETGTNDSKQQQSLVEEIDRNISLTTVQSKMLNAIDHYQSATGSFRTILTPIGVDETVDFEVYRGTSPWSHVKVTNNQNKEITETTFDGNTSMLINHNNKTYMQDKVSVQKQKVELDQNKPRSYKNDQGELVFVKRQDAAFSGIANDVLFPQDYAFWLTPSNYKIAGEEELLNRTSIVIEGEHDDPILAKKHQSSHFKMWIDKETGVLLKLVETNNNNEVTNSIEVLSIEFDKQQDFSTLSKTHAVPSDYKDVSRKLGNRENREEKKSEKEN
- a CDS encoding purine/pyrimidine permease, producing MNTNKQGLNHGIGALQWLVFLLANAVALPIVIGQVFHLSDPEITGLMQRTFFIVGISSFLQGWLGHKFPIVDGPAGTWLVVFIIMGETVARTGGDVSETLRLLETGMLAAGLLLILFGATGLVRRMLPLFTPLVSGVYLLLLALQVSGTFLQGMAGVSGNPAKADWTSALLALLVFSTVLILSFRGKGWVKSYAVLIGILTGCLAFYIAGIWKHPAPAETLLQLPEALAWGTPLWDSGMAASSILIVMILLSNTFASIAAMKQVQAGSPQLEPAELSRSSVVGGFSHLLSALFSTVGMVPLSGSAGFVKLTGQRSRVPFLLACLIMAAAAFFPGVIRLLTMLPGPVAYAAVLASFVQMVGIGLQSLVQTQLDQRRLTIIGIGLLFGVGSMFFPPSVFQELPSVVRYTLGNGLLFGTMIVMGLEQGWKEHRISSVTKQKME
- a CDS encoding nucleoside hydrolase; its protein translation is MSDVIKMVIDADTGIDDSLAILHALKAPDVKVEGITTVFGNASVAQATDNTLRLIKLANPGYEVPVAMGAAKPLVREWAGPVSHVHGNNGIGDVDLPASEQKALDETAAQFIVRKANELGGELTLVTLGRLTNLAEALQIDPELPGKLKRVFIMGGTVFAPGNVTPKAEANFRGDPEAVAAVMKAGLKITMVGLDVTMKVRLTQQHLDAAMGYCRPENKPVVQYMNDALQHYFRFYWEVDNLMGACPTHDPLTVLVARMPWVVRTQTMKVSIETEGEFCAGSVVADLRTKPSVGHEIEVCVDVDAEKIPHHLLSVF
- a CDS encoding ABC transporter permease, whose translation is MLSSLWEQTINLTLFVILLRMMPPILLGALGGLMTDRAGVINIGIEGLMLVSAFTSVAVGSATDSWLIGIAGGVLASMLVSYAMAFFSLKMKVDIIVSGFAVNIFGTGITVLMMSILYDSHGNFVPEHPVSIPNIVIPFLDQIPFLGKLLSGHNLMVWISILAVVFCYYMLYHTPYGTHLRATGEEPAAARSLGIPVVRIQYSALVWSGFFSGLAGAYLSMGMTSMFVRDMTAGTGFLALAVVIFGNRHPFGILAGSAVFALATAMTMIIETTPGNVIPSQFIKMVPYVVTIIALVVYAIRKHRKTLFS
- a CDS encoding ABC transporter permease, whose product is MKQRSAVYLDLLGILLAIVAALVIGILVIFMVSNEPVAALQALFIEPFTSLFSFGSVLNRMIPLVFTGLAIVVVFQSGVFSMGAEGQLYIGALTGALTAVYVTDLSPWIHIPLVILAALIGGALYGLLPGVLKAYFKADEIVSTLMFNFIAILFVSYLLNYVFKAPDSGGFARLPFIQDSAKLGQIFNGFPTHAGFLIAVLAAVAVYLLMYKTKTGYELRTVGKNPLFAEYGGIKPKKVLILSIAISGALAGLGGTIEVIGLHGTLKDNFSAGLGFDGIIVSLLARNHPIAVLLSAFFYAYLQVGGQIMQANSDVPRDLAIIIQALLVIFVSSQAIFAYLKQRKLMSASGGGRDAK